One region of Emys orbicularis isolate rEmyOrb1 chromosome 4, rEmyOrb1.hap1, whole genome shotgun sequence genomic DNA includes:
- the LOC135878583 gene encoding tumor necrosis factor receptor superfamily member 6-like — translation MGAGRFFLLLLLGVLGRLEDWETKAMVESSAISESRAEPSSHNCGDGEYLHQGYCCKYCPAGTYVSEHCKVPHTEGICYPCTDGEDYTAHANGLDECIRCKLCKEDQVTVSTCTSTSNTECQCKPGYFCPTLGCEMCYRCKSKCPEGKEIVQKCNATVDLECGHPPIGTATTAGWIAGVIVFIVFVAGCLLLFKKRISYNKTNKENKDTEKDVESEDSTEIFFAPKMENANANASILEIQNSVQSPPVLAVYSPDSALRNELPEDTSVAFSERSGLLLNSENNSWEESYHRPAGYSAPVKPPDKPNFVFHPGQSNGGMSVSQMVRDSEARPHIIVKELSQEALIESFYYFIKEVPPRNWNTFMRTHLTDNEIDKTTFEHPKNIEEGYYQMLIIWRNKFGNEASIIKLLDSLWNIGLRRSHENIVNHLISKDIITLLEAKD, via the exons GTTGAATCATCAGCAATATCTGAGAGTAGAGCTGAGCCAAGCAGCCACAACTGTGGTGATGGAGAATATCTGCATCAAGGCTACTGCTGTAAATACTGTCCTGCTG GCACTTATGTTAGTGAACACTGCAAGGTTCCACATACTGAAGGAATTTGTTACCCTTGCACAGATGGAGAGGATTATACTGCTCATGCAAATGGCCTAGACGAATGCATACGATGTAAACTGTGCAAAGAAG ATCAAGTAACTGTGAGCACCTGCACTTCGACGAGCAATACTGAATGTCAGTGCAAGCCAGGCTATTTCTGTCCTACTCTAGGCTGTGAGATGTGTTACAGATGCAAGTCAAA GTGCCCAGAAGGGAAAGAAATTGTACAAAAATGCAATGCTACAGTTGACCTGGAGTGTGGCCATCCTCCCATAG GGACTGCGACTACTGCAGGTTGGATTGCTGGGGTCATCGTGTTCATTGTTTTTGTGGCTGGGTGCCttcttttatttaagaaaaggATATcgtataataaaacaaataaag AAaacaaagatacagaaaaagatgTG GAGTCTGAGGATAGCACTGAAATTTTCTTTGCACCAAAAATGGAGAATGCTAACGCTAATGCATCCATTTTAGAGATCCAAAACTCTGTTCAGAGTCCACCGGTTTTAGCAGTTTATAGTCCTGATTCTGCACTAAGAAATGAGTTGCCTGAGGATACCAGTGTTGCCTTTTCTGAGAGAAGTGGCCTACTACTAAATAGTGAAAACAACTCATGGGAAGAGTCTTACCACAGGCCTGCAGGATATTCAGCACCAGTAAAGCCTCCAGACAAGCCCAATTTTGTCTTTCACCCTGGACAGTCAAATGGTGGGATGTCCGTATCCCAGATG GTCAGGGATTCTGAAGCCAGGCCTCATATAATAGTTAAAGAGCTTTCTCAAGAAG catTAATTGaaagtttttattattttataaaagaaGTGCCACCACGCAACTGGAACACGTTTATGAGAACTCATCTAACAGATAATGAAATTGATAAAACAACGTTTGAACATCCAAAAAATATTGAAGAGGGGTATTATCAGATGCTAATCATTTGGAGAAACAAATTTGGAAATGAGGCTTCCATTATTAAATTATTAGATAGCCTATGGAATATAGGACTTAGAAGGTCTCATGAAAACATAGTAAACCATTTAATAAGTAAGGATATTATAACTCTGCTAGAGGCCAAAGACTAA